One Desulfovibrio sp. genomic window carries:
- the secD gene encoding protein translocase subunit SecD has protein sequence MSSLSWRLIVVAIALVFGLLFTLPSIESVRQSPLGKYLPGNQVNLGLDLKGGIHLTLGVDVEKALANSLAQAGQDIKAFAQEKEMTIIRQNMPDPKRLEFVLATPDKRADFEELLKKQFSGVRVLKSEVVDDGKVKFTVSFTPEYTKNLETLTVDQAVKTIRNRIDQFGVAEPDIRKQAGDRIQIQLPGMKDPDRAIALVGKTAHLEFKIVDDSIDPAKVAKGQLPPGREIIMERVSGRQGEYTERPLVVKSEAVMTGELIADARVSFDQNNSQPYVTFTLTSRGAKIFERVTSENLKKRMAIILDGKAFSAPTIQDKIPGGRGQITGRYTETEARDLAVVLRAGALPAPVNVLEQRTVGPSLGQESIDNGVMSVGVACAAIALFMLVYYGFSGIIANVALVLNVVLIMAGLAMFGATLTLPGIAGIILTMALSVDANIIIFERIREEIRLGLPSRASIKEGFMRGALTILDANVTTGIAALVLYEFGTGPIRGFAITLILGIVASMFTAIFVSRTLMDVWMSGKSAEVKLSI, from the coding sequence ATGTCCAGCCTGTCCTGGCGCTTGATAGTGGTGGCGATCGCCCTTGTTTTTGGGCTTCTCTTCACCTTGCCTTCCATCGAATCCGTGCGGCAATCGCCGCTGGGCAAGTATTTGCCCGGCAATCAGGTCAACCTCGGCCTGGACCTCAAAGGCGGCATCCATCTGACGCTCGGCGTCGATGTGGAAAAGGCTTTGGCCAACTCCCTGGCCCAGGCCGGGCAGGATATCAAGGCCTTCGCCCAGGAGAAGGAGATGACCATCATCCGGCAGAACATGCCGGACCCCAAGCGTCTCGAATTCGTTCTGGCCACCCCGGACAAGCGGGCGGACTTCGAGGAACTGCTCAAGAAGCAGTTCTCCGGAGTGCGTGTGCTCAAATCCGAAGTGGTGGATGACGGCAAGGTGAAATTCACCGTCTCCTTCACACCTGAGTACACCAAGAACCTCGAAACGCTCACCGTGGACCAGGCGGTGAAGACCATCAGAAACCGCATCGACCAGTTCGGTGTGGCCGAACCCGACATCCGCAAGCAGGCCGGGGACCGCATCCAGATCCAGCTTCCCGGCATGAAAGACCCTGACCGGGCAATCGCCCTGGTGGGCAAGACGGCTCACCTGGAATTCAAGATCGTGGACGACTCCATCGATCCTGCCAAGGTGGCCAAGGGCCAGCTGCCTCCGGGCCGCGAGATCATCATGGAACGGGTGTCCGGCCGTCAGGGCGAATACACCGAGCGTCCCCTGGTGGTGAAGTCCGAGGCCGTGATGACCGGCGAACTCATTGCCGACGCCCGGGTAAGCTTCGATCAGAACAACAGCCAGCCTTATGTGACGTTCACCCTGACTTCGCGCGGAGCCAAGATATTCGAACGCGTTACCAGCGAGAACCTGAAGAAGCGCATGGCCATCATCCTGGACGGCAAGGCCTTTTCCGCACCCACCATCCAGGACAAGATTCCCGGAGGCAGAGGCCAGATCACCGGCCGCTACACCGAGACCGAGGCCCGCGATCTGGCCGTGGTGCTGCGCGCCGGAGCCCTGCCCGCGCCGGTGAACGTGCTGGAGCAGCGCACCGTGGGTCCTTCCCTGGGCCAGGAATCCATCGACAACGGCGTGATGAGCGTGGGTGTGGCCTGTGCGGCTATCGCCCTGTTCATGCTGGTGTACTATGGTTTCTCGGGCATTATCGCCAACGTGGCCCTGGTGCTGAACGTGGTGCTCATCATGGCCGGCCTGGCCATGTTCGGGGCCACGCTCACCTTGCCCGGCATCGCGGGCATCATCTTGACCATGGCCCTGTCCGTGGACGCCAACATCATCATCTTCGAGCGCATCCGCGAGGAGATTCGTCTTGGGCTGCCGTCGCGCGCCTCCATCAAGGAAGGCTTCATGCGCGGTGCGCTCACGATCCTGGACGCCAACGTCACCACCGGCATCGCGGCTTTGGTGCTCTACGAGTTCGGCACCGGCCCCATCAGAGGGTTCGCGATCACGCTGATTCTGGGCATTGTGGCCTCCATGTTCACGGCCATCTTCGTCAGCCGCACGCTCATGGACGTGTGGATGAGTGGCAAGAGCGCCGAGGTGAAACTGTCGATCTAG
- a CDS encoding fumarylacetoacetate hydrolase family protein: protein MAVSVDGRLHGYCSGHPEYPGDLDALLAREADLEQVGKALVRAPQVSLPSPRLLPPLSKPGKIVCIGLNYAAHSAESGYEVPAYPTLFARFPSCLIGHEAPLLIPAVSDQLDYEGELVAVIGRGGRFISKDTALDHVAGYSIFNEASVRDYQFKTPQWTIGKNFDDTGAFGPHLVTADELPPGCKGLRVVTRLNGQTMQDGCTDDMMFDVAALVSILSEAMTLSPGDMIVTGTPSGVGFARTPPVFMQPGDVCEVEIEQVGVLRNPVEKQGR from the coding sequence ATCGCGGTGAGTGTTGACGGAAGGTTGCACGGCTATTGTTCCGGCCATCCCGAGTATCCGGGCGACCTGGACGCCTTGCTGGCCCGGGAGGCCGACCTCGAACAGGTTGGCAAGGCGCTTGTGCGTGCCCCGCAAGTGTCGCTGCCGTCTCCCAGGCTGCTGCCGCCTTTAAGCAAGCCGGGAAAAATCGTGTGCATCGGCTTGAACTACGCGGCCCACTCCGCCGAGTCCGGCTACGAGGTACCTGCTTACCCCACGCTGTTCGCGCGTTTCCCCTCCTGTCTGATCGGGCATGAGGCCCCGTTGCTCATCCCGGCGGTGTCCGACCAGCTCGATTACGAGGGCGAACTGGTAGCCGTTATCGGACGGGGAGGGCGCTTCATTTCCAAAGATACTGCGCTCGACCATGTGGCGGGGTATTCCATCTTCAACGAGGCCTCTGTCCGGGATTATCAGTTCAAGACCCCCCAGTGGACCATAGGCAAGAATTTCGACGACACCGGCGCCTTCGGCCCCCATCTGGTGACGGCGGACGAACTGCCTCCCGGATGCAAGGGGCTGCGGGTGGTGACGAGACTCAATGGCCAGACCATGCAGGACGGGTGCACCGATGACATGATGTTCGACGTGGCCGCGCTGGTGTCCATCTTAAGCGAGGCCATGACGCTCAGTCCCGGCGACATGATCGTTACGGGTACCCCCTCGGGGGTGGGTTTCGCCCGGACTCCGCCGGTGTTCATGCAGCCGGGGGACGTGTGCGAGGTGGAGATCGAGCAGGTTGGCGTGTTGCGCAACCCGGTAGAGAAACAAGGAAGGTAG